CTATACAGGAACATCAAAATAGATATAGGGTATTTCTTGAAAATGGTGAAGAAATGGATGCAGATGGAGTTATATTAGCTTTACCAGCAATCCATGTTTCAAATTTAATCCCTGAGTTTTCATTGAACAATACCTTAAAAGATATTCCTTATGTCTCAGTGGCTAATATTGTATTAGCGTTTAACCGAGATGACATTCAATATCCACTAACAGGAAGTGGCTTTGTAGTACCAAGAAAAGAAGGAAGATTTATTACAGCTTGTACATGGTCTTCATCCAAATGGTCACATACAGCTCCAGAGGGAAAAGTACTGCTACGTACCTATGTTGGGCATGCGGGTTCACAGGGGTGGACTTCATTAACTGATGAGGAACTAGTTGTAGGTGTGCGTAACGACTTAGAAGCAATTATGGGTATTCAAGCAAGCCCCGATTTTACAGTCGTAACTCGTCATAATCAAGCGATGCCGCAATATTTAGTTGGCCATGTAGAAAGAATTACGGAAGTAAAGGAGCAATTAAGCAGACAAAAACCAGGTATTTATCTTTGTGGAGCGGGATATGAAGGGGTAGGAATCCCGGATTGTATAGAACAGGGGAAAAAGGCAGCGGATCAAATGTATTCATACTTACAAACCCAATAGTAAAAGGAAAAAAGGCAATGGTTCATTGCCTTTTTTTATAGATTCTTAAGTTCATCTATTAACTGCCTAGAACGCTTTGCATTTCCTTCAGCAAACTCCCTTAATCGAGTTTGTAAACCTTCATTTTGATGAATGTAATCAGCTGTAATTAAGTATGTTCTCATCAATTCCTCTTCAAGCTTTAATGTGTTTTGGAGAGTTTCTTTTACATTATGTTCATTATGCAAACCAATCACCTCAAACACCATTATCCCCATCTCAGCCGGTAAACATAATTAAATTTTAATACATAAAAAACCCGAACAAAAATGTTCGGGGGAATAATTATCTTAAATTGGGAGTTCACGGTTGAGTCTAGGGAATAACACGTTATTTTCCAAATGAATGTGGTCAAATAAATCCGATTCTAGCTCAGCAAGCTTTAAGAACGTTAGTCGGTAAGTGTTACAAGCACCTTCTGGTAATTGATAGTCATTAGTTACCTCTCTAATTTCTTTTAATAGTGAGCCTGCAGTTTCGTGTTCACTTTCTAGTGCATCTATGGTAGCTACAATTTGCTTTAGTAGTTCTAGAGATTTTTCCTGTTCGTATAGCTTAACTTTTGGAAAAATCTTATCCTCTTCTTCGATTAAATGATGCTCTAGCTCTACTTTCAATTGTTGATACAACTTATAAACAAGTCCTAGTTCAGGATGATTACCTCCGTGTACCCGATATACTTTTGTTACATAACCAGAAAGCTCAGGAAGCACTTTGTTTAAATAAGCGTGATGCCGGTCCAAAACATAGTCAATGAGTGTGGTGTAATTCTCTACTTCCCAATTTGTATCCTTTTCTCCGTATTTAATGGTTTCTTGATATAAATGATTGATTTTGTTCAAAACTTCTTCTGGGTTCAGTTCTT
Above is a genomic segment from Bacillus carboniphilus containing:
- the ric gene encoding iron-sulfur cluster repair di-iron protein; this translates as MEYIFDQSMKTGDIVTQFPRASQVLKEYRIDFCCGGNRPIGEAIQDKELNPEEVLNKINHLYQETIKYGEKDTNWEVENYTTLIDYVLDRHHAYLNKVLPELSGYVTKVYRVHGGNHPELGLVYKLYQQLKVELEHHLIEEEDKIFPKVKLYEQEKSLELLKQIVATIDALESEHETAGSLLKEIREVTNDYQLPEGACNTYRLTFLKLAELESDLFDHIHLENNVLFPRLNRELPI